A genomic window from Euwallacea fornicatus isolate EFF26 chromosome 30, ASM4011564v1, whole genome shotgun sequence includes:
- the LOC136347798 gene encoding troponin C-like, which yields MTDSAELSKEQIALLKNAFDTFDVEKKGSIGVVMIGTILSMLGVQTTEKMLADIIAEVDEDGSGELEFEEFVTLASRFMVEEDAEAMQQELKEAFRLYDKEGNGYITTSTLKEILKELDDKLTSEELDMIITEIDTDGSGTVDYDEFMEVMTGGDD from the exons ATGACG GACTCCGCGGAACTCTCCAAAGAGCAAATTGCAC TGCTGAAGAATGCCTTCGACACCTTCGACGTGGAGAAGAAAGGCAGCATCGGGGTGGTGATGATCGGAACCATACTGAGCATGCTCGGAGTTCAGACCACTGAGAAAATGCTGGCGGACATAATAGCAGAAGTCGACGAGGATG GATCTGGAGAATTGGAGTTTGAGGAATTCGTCACCTTGGCATCACGATTTATGGTGGAGGAGGATGCCGAAGCAATGCAACAGGAACTGAAGGAGGCCTTCAGGCTATACGACAAAGAAG GAAATGGTTACATCACGACGAGCACACTCAAGGAAATTCTAAAGGAGCTGGATGACAAGCTGACATCCGAGGAACTGGATATGATCATCACTGAAATCGACACTGACGGATCTGGTACCGTGGACTATGACG AATTCATGGAGGTGATGACCGGAGGAGATGATTAA